From a single Ailuropoda melanoleuca isolate Jingjing chromosome 12, ASM200744v2, whole genome shotgun sequence genomic region:
- the CMKLR1 gene encoding chemokine-like receptor 1, with protein sequence MGDEDYNASVAYDDYPDDFDPIVVLEGSSPLEGKVVRVFLVVVYSFVCLLGILGNGLVIVITTFKMKRTVNTVWFLNLAVADFLFNVFLPIHIAYVAMDYHWVFGTAMCKISSFLLVHNMYTSVFLLTVISCDRCVSVLLPVWSQNHRSVRLAYTACVVIWVLAFFLSSPSLVFRDTARAHGKVSCFNNFSLSAAAPAPWPAHSRLDPVGFGRHVVVTVTRFLCGFLVPVLVITACYFTVVCKLRRSRLAKTKKPFKIIVTIITTFFLCWCPYHTLYLLELHHAAVPGSVFSLGLPLATAVAITNSCMNPILYVFMGQDFKKFKVALFSRLVNALSEDTGHSSYPSHRSFTKMSSMNERETSML encoded by the coding sequence ATGGGGGACGAGGATTACAACGCCTCCGTCGCCTACGATGACTACCCGGATGATTTCGACCCCATCGTGGTTTTGGAGGGGTCTTCTCCGCTGGAGGGCAAGGTGGTCAGGGTCTTCCTGGTGGTGGTGTACAGCTTCGTCTGCCTCCTCGGGATCCTGGGCAACGGGCTGGTGATCGTCATCACCACCTTCAAGATGAAGAGGACGGTGAACACCGTCTGGTTCCTCAACCTGGCCGTGGCGGACTTCCTGTTCAACGTCTTCCTCCCGATCCACATCGCCTACGTCGCCATGGACTACCACTGGGTGTTCGGGACGGCCATGTGCAAGATCAGCAGCTTCCTGCTCGTCCACAACATGTACACCAGCGTCTTCCTGCTGACCGTCATCAGCTGCGACCGCTGCGTCTCCGTGCTCCTCCCCGTCTGGTCGCAGAACCACCGCAGCGTGCGGCTGGCCTACACGGCCTGCGTGGTTATCTGGGTGCTGGCTTTCTTCCTGAGCTCTCCGTCCCTGGTCTTCCGGGACACGGCGCGCGCGCACGGGAAGGTCTCCTGCTTTAACAACTTCAGCCTGTCAGCGGCCGCCCCCGCCCCGTGGCCTGCTCACTCCCGCCTGGACCCCGTGGGCTTCGGCCGGCACGTGGTGGTCACCGTCACCCGCTTCCTCTGCGGCTTCCTGGTCCCCGTGCTCGTCATCACGGCCTGCTACTTTACCGTCGTCTGCAAGCTGCGGCGCAGCCGCCTGGCCAAGACCAAGAAGCCCTTCAAGATCATCGTGACCATCATCACCACCTTCTTCCTGTGCTGGTGCCCCTACCACACGCTCTACCTGCTGGAGCTCCACCACGCCGCCGTGCCCGGCTCCGTCTTCAGCCTGGGTCTGCCCCTGGCCACCGCCGTTGCCATCACCAACAGCTGCATGAACCCCATTCTGTACGTCTTCATGGGCCAGGACTTCAAGAAGTTCAAGGTGGCCCTCTTCTCCCGCCTGGTCAACGCTCTGAGCGAGGACACGGGCCACTCCTCCTACCCCAGCCACAGGAGCTTTACCAAGATGTCGTCGATGAACGAGAGGGAGACCAGCATGCTTTGA